The sequence GATTAGCTAGAATAAGCGTACTTCCTCCAGCAGTGAAGTATGCTGAGGCAATTAATGCCGAAGCAATGCCTAGAAGAATAAAGGGTAGAAGGACAGCTGTGATCGTATCGGCAATTTTTTGTGACTTTGGTGTGTCGGCAATATCAGAAACTAACATCGTCAATCCCAAAGCACCAAAGATAAATCCAGGAATTAATCCAAATAGTAATAAACCTTGACCCTGAGAGGCGACAAGAATACCAATGATCGAGATAACAGCAATAGCAATAATCCCTATGTCAAAGACATAACGCATCTTGGGATTGCGATCGGGAAGAGAAAGCAGCCTTCCAAAAAATCCTACGGAAGTCGCTCCGATACGCTTACCTAAGCCGGTATGCGGTGCGGGCACGGGATTTCTTGGAATCGGTTGGTGTGATTGCCCTAAAGGATCTAAAGGATTACCCATGTACTCAACTCTATTTTCTTTGTATAGTTTTTAGTTGTTAAAACAATTTTAAATAAGTTAGTTAACAACTGATAAATTATATTATAGAAGTTATCTTCGTTTAGTTGTGATAGTTTTATTCTTTAACTATGTTAATTTTAGGTAAAGATTCTCTCTTTATCAAAACTTCAGGCGAGGATTTCCCAAGATATGACCTAGCAAGAACAAAATGAAAACTTAAACATTTTCGTTTTCTGGAGTTTACGTATCGAGGTTCGCAACTTCAGAAGAATTTTGCCGGTTAAGTGTCGGCGAGAGTTCTGCTATGGATGGAGAAGAAGGGCTTTCTTCTAAGCTTGCAGTTCTTTTAATCTCTTGAGTTTGTAAAGATTTTACAGGAAATAATCCCCGGTGAATGTTTAAAAGAGTAGCGCTGGCACCCAAGGCTCCGAAAACACCAATCATAAAGAAAACTACTTGCGGAGAGATCATCACCAAACCGAAAATCGCCCCAATGATCATTGCAGAAATTAACAAACTCATCACCCAAGCATTGAAATAAGAAAGAGCTTGGCTGCAGTCTCTTGAGCGGAGGGATGAGACCATAAAGGTAAGAGGGAGTGAGATTAAGTTTGAGAATGTCAATAGGGGGAAAGTAATAATTTTAATTGTACCAAAAACAACAGAGGCGAGAACTTCAATGGCCATGGCGGTTTTTGGATATTGCTGAGCTTTATTTTGACAACGACGCGCGACAACCCTCTCAGGAAAAGTAGAATCGAAATAAATCTGTAAGCTCTCTTTACAAACTTCACGACAATTCATTTTAACCTTAAAAGTGCGCTTACATTTTAGAATGCGAACATTTTAGATAGTTGTAAAATTTACTACAATCTAAATTCCAATTTAAACTGATAATTCAGACAGAACATCTACAACAGTTTTGTGATTGATGGTCGGTTTGTGGAAAATAGATGCCTTTTCTTTTCTTCTAAAAAGAAAGCACAGCAGATCCACCGAAGAAAGCCGAAGATTTAAACGGATAATTCGTTACGTTATTATTATGGCTATCAGCGAGTGAGATATCACTACCGATAGACCACCCATAAAATAACTTCACGAAGCTTCCTGGCCATGGATAGAGTTTAACATTACCCTCGATTTCCCGACCTTGGTATTCAAAGATACCCTCAGAAGAAGGAAGATCATTGGGATGGAGTTTTTTTCTTAATCGAGTGAGGCGATAGGCAGCGCCAAAATCACAAACAGAAGTGCAATTATACTCTACAGAGAAGTTTACCGGATAGATGCAGTTGATGGTAAGTTTGTCATTAGGTTTATAAGTGGCACCGAGTAAAGGCCAGGCCTTTTCTTGATGTAATCCTGTTTCATTAATTACACCAAAAATCACGGAGAGTTGTGGTGTAGCTTGATATTTTCCAGAGAGTACTGCTTGATATAGGCTATAGCCTGCTTCAATATTTTCCGGATCGATAAGGCTGGACACAACTGCAGACCATTGCCAATTTTTTAATGACAAGGTGTAAACCCCTGCAGACAGCAAGATATAGCTATAATACGATTTCTTTTGGAAGGTATAGTACCCTAAAGAGTTGGGATCTCCAACCACAGGCTGCGCATTATCCCAAAGGATACGCGCTCCTACATACCCTGTAGAAAGGAGAACGCCAGTTTGTGATGTGATCGGGAGCGTACAAAGTACAGTTGTGTCAAATTGACGGTAGCCAAGGGATTGATTTTCGAGTTTTTTAAAGTCGG is a genomic window of Chlamydia psittaci 6BC containing:
- a CDS encoding DUF5422 family protein; translated protein: MNCREVCKESLQIYFDSTFPERVVARRCQNKAQQYPKTAMAIEVLASVVFGTIKIITFPLLTFSNLISLPLTFMVSSLRSRDCSQALSYFNAWVMSLLISAMIIGAIFGLVMISPQVVFFMIGVFGALGASATLLNIHRGLFPVKSLQTQEIKRTASLEESPSSPSIAELSPTLNRQNSSEVANLDT